In the Acidovorax sp. A79 genome, one interval contains:
- a CDS encoding DUF1566 domain-containing protein codes for MTTPSRPHLHPAALLGGALAFATACAAPWPARAAEPLAATEWALSKDGAVVLDLRARLAWPRCAEGMQWSRQAGTCTGKPRLLDRAEAAALASDRWKAEGVAWRLPRAPELQRLIDRTASPPGLNAVLFPAAPAQWHWSATANVAAQRGNPYNYNTVMQGRSGDAAAQMGAINGWAVNLSTGEARGDVARASKLPVRLVRPLGEAEAPQ; via the coding sequence ATGACCACACCGTCCCGCCCACACCTTCATCCCGCCGCCTTGCTGGGCGGCGCACTGGCCTTCGCCACGGCCTGTGCCGCCCCCTGGCCCGCGCGGGCGGCCGAGCCCTTGGCCGCCACCGAATGGGCGCTGTCGAAGGATGGCGCGGTGGTCCTGGACCTGCGCGCCCGGCTGGCCTGGCCGCGCTGCGCCGAGGGCATGCAATGGAGCCGCCAGGCCGGTACCTGCACCGGCAAGCCACGGTTGCTGGACCGCGCCGAAGCCGCGGCGCTGGCCAGCGACCGCTGGAAGGCAGAGGGCGTGGCCTGGCGCCTGCCGCGTGCGCCGGAGCTGCAGCGGCTCATCGACCGCACGGCCAGTCCCCCGGGCCTGAACGCCGTGCTGTTTCCGGCGGCCCCCGCGCAGTGGCACTGGTCCGCCACGGCCAATGTGGCCGCGCAACGGGGCAACCCGTACAACTACAACACTGTCATGCAGGGGCGTTCCGGCGACGCGGCGGCCCAGATGGGGGCGATCAATGGCTGGGCGGTGAACCTGTCCACCGGCGAGGCGCGCGGCGATGTGGCCCGCGCCAGCAAGCTGCCGGTGCGGCTGGTGCGCCCGCTCGGCGAGGCCGAAGCGCCGCAGTAG